A genomic stretch from Canis lupus baileyi chromosome 3, mCanLup2.hap1, whole genome shotgun sequence includes:
- the LOC140631134 gene encoding uncharacterized protein isoform X2 gives MYICTYKGYIRTHILSHTCTFTPILVSEELLLFPSKANHIYWILIALLCPVPHSFLAWWSQPHNCCERMKKSCLFIQRPSIPLAFLSSDVLVESQGRRFRASERRMFSSTLESRGAAAIQMVWRCFERRRGIVRRSGNAEKNEQSDLDGLGWHVVSISSGKWSFSVVHDPNGQQAVNDWRQQ, from the exons atgtatatatgcacatataaagGTTATATACGCACACACATCCTCTCACACACATGTACATTCACACCCATCCTGGTGTCTGAAGAGCTGCTTCTGTTCCCATCCAAGGCTAACCACATCTACTGGATATTGATTGCTCTCCTCTGCCCTGTACCTCATTCCTTCCTGGCCTGGTGGTCACAGCCCCATAATTGTTGTGAGAGAATGAAGAAGAGCTGCCTCTTCATCCAG AGGCCCTCCATTCCACTGGCATTCCTGAGCAGTGACGTTCTGGTGGAGTCACAAGGGAGAAGATTCAGAGCGTCGGAGAGGAGGATGTTCTCCTCTACTTTGGAGTCAAGAGGAGCAGCAGCTATCCAGATGGTTTGGAG atgttttgaGAGAAGGCGAGGCATTGTTAGAAGAAGTGGGAAcgcagaaaaaaatgaacagagtgaCCTTGATGGTTTGGGGTGGCATGTTGTCTCCATCTCTTCTGGGAAGTGGTCTTTTTCTGTGGTGCATGATCCCAACGGGCAG
- the LOC140631134 gene encoding uncharacterized protein isoform X3, giving the protein MYICTYKGYIRTHILSHTCTFTPILVSEELLLFPSKANHIYWILIALLCPVPHSFLAWWSQPHNCCERMKKSCLFIQRPSIPLAFLSSDVLVESQGRRFRASERRMFSSTLESRGAAAIQMVWRCFERRRGIVRRSGNAEKNEQSDLDGLGWHVVSISSGKWSFSVVHDPNGQVLPPLKS; this is encoded by the exons atgtatatatgcacatataaagGTTATATACGCACACACATCCTCTCACACACATGTACATTCACACCCATCCTGGTGTCTGAAGAGCTGCTTCTGTTCCCATCCAAGGCTAACCACATCTACTGGATATTGATTGCTCTCCTCTGCCCTGTACCTCATTCCTTCCTGGCCTGGTGGTCACAGCCCCATAATTGTTGTGAGAGAATGAAGAAGAGCTGCCTCTTCATCCAG AGGCCCTCCATTCCACTGGCATTCCTGAGCAGTGACGTTCTGGTGGAGTCACAAGGGAGAAGATTCAGAGCGTCGGAGAGGAGGATGTTCTCCTCTACTTTGGAGTCAAGAGGAGCAGCAGCTATCCAGATGGTTTGGAG atgttttgaGAGAAGGCGAGGCATTGTTAGAAGAAGTGGGAAcgcagaaaaaaatgaacagagtgaCCTTGATGGTTTGGGGTGGCATGTTGTCTCCATCTCTTCTGGGAAGTGGTCTTTTTCTGTGGTGCATGATCCCAACGGGCAG